A window of the Narcine bancroftii isolate sNarBan1 chromosome 4, sNarBan1.hap1, whole genome shotgun sequence genome harbors these coding sequences:
- the LOC138760234 gene encoding U1 small nuclear ribonucleoprotein 70 kDa-like — protein sequence ERERARERERARERERARQRERERARERESAPERARQRERESARERERA from the exons gagagagagcgcgccagagagagagagcgcgccagagagagagagagagcgcgccagagagagagagagcgcgccagagagagagagagcgcgccagagaga gcgcgccagagagagagagagagcgccagagagagagagcgcgcc